In the genome of Carnobacterium pleistocenium FTR1, one region contains:
- the fliQ gene encoding flagellar biosynthesis protein FliQ has product MTMEKVLDIIREAFMVMIIVAGPTLIIALVVGLFISIIQATTQLQEQTLSFVPKILAVIVSLIVFGNFMMNSIIMFTQKIFEMIAEL; this is encoded by the coding sequence ATGACAATGGAAAAAGTTTTAGACATTATAAGAGAAGCCTTCATGGTGATGATAATCGTAGCCGGTCCGACGTTGATCATTGCATTAGTAGTGGGGCTGTTTATTAGTATCATCCAAGCAACCACGCAGCTGCAGGAACAAACGTTGAGTTTTGTGCCTAAAATCTTAGCGGTAATTGTTTCATTGATCGTTTTTGGGAATTTTATGATGAACAGTATCATTATGTTCACGCAGAAGATCTTCGAAATGATCGCAGAACTGTGA
- a CDS encoding flagellar hook-basal body protein, with the protein MIRSLTTLNNSFNVLQKKQENISANVANVNTSGYKSQEIIQSTRAAEMMSNRLDGPLLNQQQEIGGFTFGNQIDEIVQNFSQGSLKATASATDIAIQGDGFFTVQDANGDTSYTRNGNFNVNDTGELVTQEGYRVMGVSADGQPTPIQVNGTDFAIDNRGNIAGTGNRLMITEFEDTANLTRTGDTLYTGQGGTTAQVGDIVVQQSYLETSNVETVDEITNLMQVSRAFEANQKALSAADETLRKAVNEVGKV; encoded by the coding sequence ATGATTAGAAGCTTAACGACACTCAACAATAGTTTTAATGTTTTACAAAAAAAACAAGAAAATATTAGTGCAAATGTGGCCAATGTTAATACTTCTGGGTATAAATCACAAGAAATCATTCAAAGTACTCGTGCAGCAGAAATGATGTCGAACCGATTGGATGGTCCATTATTAAATCAGCAGCAAGAAATCGGTGGCTTTACTTTTGGTAATCAGATTGATGAAATCGTTCAAAATTTTAGTCAAGGCAGTCTAAAAGCAACTGCTTCTGCAACAGATATCGCCATTCAAGGAGACGGTTTCTTTACAGTTCAAGACGCAAATGGGGATACTTCTTACACACGTAACGGAAATTTCAACGTTAACGATACAGGTGAATTGGTTACTCAAGAAGGCTACCGCGTCATGGGTGTGTCAGCTGATGGACAACCAACGCCTATCCAAGTCAATGGCACAGATTTTGCCATTGACAACAGAGGCAATATTGCAGGAACGGGAAACCGGTTGATGATCACTGAATTTGAAGATACGGCGAACTTGACAAGAACTGGTGACACATTATATACGGGGCAAGGTGGCACAACAGCACAAGTTGGCGATATAGTTGTGCAACAAAGTTATCTAGAAACATCTAATGTTGAAACAGTCGATGAAATCACGAATTTGATGCAAGTCTCAAGAGCCTTTGAAGCCAATCAAAAAGCCCTCAGCGCAGCAGATGAAACCTTACGAAAAGCAGTCAATGAAGTTGGGAAAGTATAG
- a CDS encoding sigma-70 family RNA polymerase sigma factor, producing the protein MYYENDREKEIIKYLPLVEKIVNRIDVKRSQYDKDDLYNIGVIGLMDALEKFDKSKKVPFEGYAYIRIKGSIIDEIRKTAPVSRTRMGKLNDYYRAKEQLEATLMRTPTEKEICAELKIDDKALTKIHETVHNLASVSLEKVMFSDDGNSIELLDFLEDTTEAGSEETLLDKERQQLLTKHVNVLDKREQTILNLYYVEELSLKEIAYIFDISVPRVSQIHGKTILKLKESMRREYDD; encoded by the coding sequence ATGTATTATGAAAATGATAGGGAAAAGGAAATCATTAAATACCTTCCCTTAGTAGAAAAAATTGTTAATCGAATAGATGTTAAGCGAAGCCAGTATGACAAAGATGACTTATATAATATAGGCGTCATTGGTCTAATGGATGCACTGGAAAAATTTGATAAATCGAAAAAAGTTCCGTTCGAAGGGTATGCGTATATTAGGATTAAGGGTTCAATCATTGATGAAATCAGAAAAACGGCTCCAGTATCTCGCACACGGATGGGAAAGCTGAATGACTATTACCGCGCCAAAGAACAATTAGAAGCAACGCTTATGCGCACACCTACTGAAAAAGAAATTTGTGCAGAATTGAAAATTGATGATAAAGCTTTAACAAAAATCCACGAGACTGTCCATAATTTGGCATCTGTATCATTAGAAAAAGTTATGTTTAGCGACGATGGCAATTCAATCGAATTGCTTGATTTCTTAGAAGACACGACTGAAGCAGGGTCTGAAGAAACGTTATTGGATAAAGAACGCCAGCAGTTGCTGACCAAACACGTGAATGTATTAGATAAGAGAGAGCAAACGATTTTAAATTTGTATTATGTTGAAGAGTTGTCACTTAAAGAAATTGCGTATATCTTTGATATTTCGGTGCCTAGGGTTTCACAGATACATGGTAAAACCATTTTGAAATTAAAAGAGTCGATGAGGAGAGAATACGATGATTAG
- the ftsE gene encoding cell division ATP-binding protein FtsE, producing MIRMKNVVKNYSKGVKALRGINLTIEDGEFVYLVGASGSGKSTLAKLLYREEEASKGQIEVGGQLFSKMKKKDIPKLRRQIGIVFQDFKLLLDRTVFENIAYALEVIDTEPEEIRSLVMQALRYVDLEDKANDKPTELSGGEQQRVSIARAIVNSPKLLIADEPTGNLDPQTALEIMRLFYRINQKGTTILMVTHNRGIVDKFRNRVVEIEQGKIIWDENKSEDVIQYDISLGEYVAV from the coding sequence ATGATTAGAATGAAAAATGTTGTTAAAAATTATTCAAAGGGAGTAAAAGCTCTTCGAGGAATCAATCTGACAATTGAAGATGGTGAGTTTGTCTATTTGGTTGGAGCAAGCGGTTCTGGAAAATCAACCTTAGCAAAATTATTGTACCGAGAAGAAGAAGCTAGCAAAGGGCAAATCGAGGTTGGTGGTCAACTGTTTTCTAAAATGAAAAAAAAAGACATACCTAAACTTAGAAGACAGATTGGGATTGTTTTTCAAGATTTTAAATTATTATTAGACCGTACTGTTTTTGAAAATATTGCGTATGCATTAGAAGTGATCGATACTGAACCAGAAGAAATCAGGTCACTCGTGATGCAAGCTTTGCGGTATGTTGATTTAGAAGATAAGGCAAATGATAAACCAACTGAGTTATCGGGTGGAGAACAGCAACGCGTGTCTATTGCACGTGCCATCGTCAATTCACCTAAGCTGCTCATTGCGGATGAACCAACAGGTAATTTAGATCCCCAAACGGCTTTAGAGATTATGCGGCTATTTTATCGCATCAACCAAAAGGGAACGACTATTTTAATGGTCACCCACAATCGTGGTATTGTCGATAAATTTCGTAATCGTGTCGTGGAAATCGAACAAGGTAAAATTATTTGGGATGAAAATAAAAGTGAAGATGTGATTCAATACGACATTTCGCTGGGAGAATACGTAGCAGTTTGA
- a CDS encoding methyl-accepting chemotaxis protein — MENNLEEKDTTKSKWNIKNWDLTKIKETLNFKSLRTKILLAFMTIIVLVIILATIMIVTISQTNNRTEQMVDEELELLIANDQLSFNLVQRIAAARGYILFGDTLYKNLFDQYTEESKVIEKQVLALTTKKEAEEAIDRSVEWEEMVRTEVFEQYDSGDTTGASSNLRSSVEPYSNDLIKEFEKLSSARIESIDVQAQSVTDLGKRSLTLTSIISLLVIVLGITIALVTSNLIINPINKVVERMKLIAYGDLTSEPLEVTSEDETGQLSIAINQMQDMEKEVMQGIKMASEKLTSNSNELKQSANEVKSGSEQVAVTMQELATGSETQATTASNLSVVMGNFTTKVQNTNKSGEKIKDSSMGVLSMTTQGKEYMEDSSRQMAKIDEIVLDAVFKMATLDNQTKEITNLVMIIQKIADQTNLLALNAAIEAARAGEHGRGFAVVADEVRKLAEQVVVSISDITGFVEKIQTESKRVSDSLQTGYTEVQEGTNQIKKTGDTFNKINASVTTMVQGIKGMSDNLESIQVNSEIMNSSIEEIASVSEESAAGVEETSAASQEITSSMEEVAGNSEQLAELAKDLAKLVEEFKI; from the coding sequence TTGGAGAATAATTTAGAAGAAAAAGACACTACCAAGAGTAAATGGAATATTAAAAATTGGGATTTAACAAAGATAAAAGAAACATTAAATTTTAAAAGTTTAAGAACTAAAATCCTCTTAGCTTTTATGACCATTATTGTACTGGTAATCATACTAGCGACCATAATGATTGTAACCATTTCACAAACAAATAATAGAACAGAACAAATGGTAGACGAGGAATTAGAATTACTGATAGCTAATGATCAATTATCATTCAATCTGGTGCAAAGAATCGCAGCAGCAAGAGGATACATATTATTTGGAGATACTCTATACAAAAACTTGTTTGATCAATATACCGAAGAAAGTAAAGTAATTGAAAAACAAGTTTTAGCTCTAACAACTAAAAAAGAAGCCGAAGAAGCGATTGACAGAAGCGTAGAATGGGAAGAAATGGTAAGGACAGAGGTTTTCGAACAATACGACAGTGGAGATACCACTGGAGCATCTAGTAACTTACGATCTTCTGTAGAACCTTATTCAAATGATCTAATAAAAGAATTTGAAAAACTATCAAGTGCACGAATTGAGTCTATTGATGTACAGGCTCAATCGGTTACCGATTTAGGAAAAAGGTCACTAACCTTAACATCTATTATCAGTTTGTTAGTCATTGTATTAGGGATCACGATTGCTTTAGTGACGTCTAATTTGATTATTAATCCCATCAATAAAGTTGTAGAACGAATGAAACTTATCGCTTATGGCGATCTGACTTCTGAACCACTAGAAGTAACGTCTGAAGATGAAACAGGACAACTTTCTATCGCTATCAATCAGATGCAAGATATGGAAAAAGAAGTAATGCAAGGCATTAAAATGGCTTCAGAGAAATTGACAAGTAACAGTAATGAATTAAAACAGTCTGCAAATGAAGTGAAATCAGGTTCTGAACAAGTAGCGGTAACGATGCAAGAACTGGCAACTGGATCAGAAACACAAGCAACAACGGCAAGTAATTTGTCCGTTGTGATGGGGAATTTTACTACAAAAGTTCAGAATACCAATAAAAGTGGCGAAAAAATCAAAGACTCTTCAATGGGTGTATTATCTATGACTACTCAAGGCAAGGAATACATGGAAGATTCAAGCCGTCAAATGGCCAAAATTGATGAAATTGTTTTAGATGCCGTATTTAAAATGGCTACGCTAGATAACCAAACAAAAGAAATTACAAATTTAGTTATGATCATACAAAAAATTGCGGATCAAACGAACTTATTAGCTTTGAATGCGGCAATCGAAGCTGCACGGGCTGGGGAACATGGTAGAGGGTTTGCAGTAGTTGCAGATGAGGTCCGTAAGTTGGCTGAACAAGTCGTAGTATCTATTTCTGATATTACCGGATTTGTTGAGAAAATCCAGACTGAATCTAAACGAGTGAGCGATTCTTTACAAACCGGTTATACTGAAGTTCAAGAAGGAACTAATCAAATCAAAAAAACTGGAGATACCTTTAACAAAATTAATGCTTCCGTCACAACAATGGTACAAGGCATCAAAGGTATGTCTGATAACTTAGAAAGCATTCAAGTCAACAGTGAAATCATGAATAGTTCAATTGAAGAAATTGCTTCTGTATCAGAGGAATCTGCAGCTGGAGTTGAAGAAACGTCAGCCGCTTCACAAGAAATCACGAGTTCGATGGAAGAAGTTGCTGGGAATTCTGAACAGCTTGCAGAATTAGCTAAAGATTTAGCTAAGCTGGTTGAAGAATTTAAAATCTGA
- the flhA gene encoding flagellar biosynthesis protein FlhA yields the protein MSNAFWGKIEKLAGSLDVIVAFLVMAILGMIIIPLPAGLLDFMLIINIALSITILLLTLFTKNVLEFSTFPTMLLITTMFRLALNISSTRLILTEGEAGAVIETFANVVTGSNFIVGAVIFIIIVIIQMMVVTNGASRVSEVSARFTLDAMPGKQMAIDADMNSGLINEEQAKKRRSDLERETQFFGAMDGASKFVKGDAIAGLIITMINLIGGVAIYSLQNDMEIMEALSTFGKLTIGDGLVSQIPSLLISVASGILVTRSGSIKGFGSSIGEELFHSPKVMLILSVILISFAVMPGFPTIPFLLLGLAAGAAGYLLMENEKSKNSNQKAKEMRTKAAQRTNQEKSTDESVASFQVDPISIEIGYGLIPIADENQDNNLMSHITTIRKQSSHELGILLSPIRIRDDLQLKANDYVIKIKGNVVARGELYLDKYMIVDPGETEFDFDGIPTKEPAFGLDAMWVNESDREAADLRGYTVVDPITVLVTQLKETIYKSSYELLGRQEVKQLLEGIKDKYSVVIDELIPDVLRLGEVQKVLQNLLKENIPINDLVTILETLADYGNTTKDIEMLTEYVRQSLKRTIVKPFLDDQNVLQVVTILPDTEELITRSIQKSAAGSIPILQPETVTKIFDSVTTIHNQLAARGIPHVLLASPKVRPAMKNLISYNFPDLAVVSLNEVPNDTPIETVGMING from the coding sequence ATGTCTAATGCTTTCTGGGGGAAAATTGAAAAACTAGCCGGTTCCTTAGATGTGATCGTTGCCTTTTTGGTTATGGCTATTCTAGGCATGATCATTATTCCATTGCCAGCTGGATTACTCGATTTTATGCTGATCATCAACATAGCGTTATCAATCACTATTTTGCTGCTGACGCTGTTTACAAAAAACGTGTTAGAATTCTCGACTTTTCCGACTATGTTGTTGATCACGACCATGTTTCGGTTAGCACTGAACATCTCTTCTACCCGGTTGATTTTAACTGAAGGAGAAGCAGGAGCGGTTATTGAAACATTTGCTAACGTTGTAACTGGAAGTAACTTCATCGTTGGAGCGGTCATCTTTATCATCATCGTCATCATTCAAATGATGGTTGTAACAAACGGAGCGAGTCGTGTTTCTGAGGTTTCAGCAAGGTTCACACTGGATGCGATGCCAGGTAAACAAATGGCTATCGATGCGGATATGAACTCAGGGCTGATCAACGAAGAACAGGCAAAGAAAAGACGTTCAGATCTTGAAAGAGAGACCCAGTTTTTCGGAGCAATGGATGGAGCAAGCAAGTTCGTAAAAGGAGATGCTATTGCTGGTCTGATCATCACAATGATCAACTTGATTGGTGGAGTAGCAATCTATTCGTTGCAAAATGATATGGAAATCATGGAAGCTTTGTCAACCTTTGGTAAGTTAACTATTGGTGACGGACTAGTCAGTCAGATTCCTTCATTATTGATCTCGGTAGCATCTGGGATCTTAGTTACCCGTTCGGGCAGCATCAAAGGTTTTGGTAGTTCCATTGGAGAAGAATTATTCCACTCGCCAAAAGTTATGTTGATACTATCAGTGATTTTAATTTCATTTGCTGTTATGCCGGGTTTTCCAACAATTCCATTTTTACTATTGGGATTAGCGGCCGGAGCGGCTGGGTATTTATTGATGGAAAATGAAAAATCAAAGAACTCGAATCAAAAAGCTAAAGAAATGCGTACGAAAGCTGCACAAAGGACAAATCAAGAAAAAAGCACAGACGAATCGGTTGCTTCTTTTCAAGTAGATCCGATTTCTATCGAAATTGGTTATGGCTTGATTCCGATAGCAGATGAAAATCAAGACAATAATTTGATGAGCCATATCACAACGATTCGTAAGCAGAGTTCTCATGAATTGGGGATTTTATTAAGTCCGATACGTATCAGAGATGATCTACAACTGAAAGCCAACGATTATGTAATCAAAATTAAAGGAAATGTTGTGGCTCGTGGAGAATTATACTTAGATAAATATATGATCGTAGACCCAGGTGAGACTGAATTTGATTTTGATGGTATCCCCACCAAAGAACCGGCTTTTGGTTTAGACGCGATGTGGGTCAACGAAAGTGACCGTGAAGCAGCTGACTTAAGAGGATACACGGTAGTTGATCCGATAACCGTCTTAGTGACTCAACTGAAGGAAACGATATATAAGTCAAGTTATGAATTATTAGGTAGGCAAGAAGTCAAACAATTGCTGGAAGGCATCAAAGATAAGTATAGCGTCGTAATCGATGAACTGATCCCGGACGTTCTTCGTTTAGGAGAAGTCCAAAAGGTTTTACAAAACTTATTGAAAGAAAACATTCCAATTAATGATTTGGTCACTATTCTAGAGACCTTAGCGGATTATGGAAACACGACCAAAGATATTGAAATGCTGACTGAATATGTGCGGCAATCGCTTAAACGGACGATTGTTAAACCTTTCTTAGATGATCAAAATGTTCTACAAGTTGTAACCATACTGCCAGATACAGAAGAACTGATCACGCGCAGCATTCAAAAATCAGCCGCTGGATCGATTCCGATCCTGCAACCTGAAACAGTTACGAAGATCTTTGATAGCGTCACAACTATCCATAACCAACTTGCTGCAAGAGGAATCCCACATGTTTTATTGGCTTCACCAAAAGTAAGACCAGCTATGAAAAATTTGATTTCGTATAATTTTCCTGATTTAGCAGTCGTGTCATTGAACGAAGTCCCGAATGATACTCCAATTGAAACAGTGGGTATGATCAATGGTTAA
- a CDS encoding flagellar hook-basal body protein — MSIPLSISKSGMNAIQNQMDAVSNDIANINTTGYKSKNISFNELLLNDMNAEEDYLSDTAQGSGIAIGSKSAVTSTNFTQGALVSDSNDYHLAIAGEGFFGVTGANGEQYLTRDGAFQVNGDKSITNGNGDTLEIQATVPTNQWPEGDVSIAENGEITIQSENGSTLVGTIPLFYPTQINTMQPVGENKFSYDGTFGAGDGAIQQHYLEASNVDLASSITEMMLAQRSYSLNLKVAQGTDEMASIINQFKQ; from the coding sequence ATGAGTATCCCTTTAAGCATTAGTAAAAGCGGCATGAACGCGATTCAAAATCAAATGGACGCGGTATCAAATGACATCGCAAATATCAATACAACAGGCTATAAGTCTAAGAATATTAGTTTTAATGAATTGTTGTTGAATGATATGAACGCAGAAGAAGACTACTTATCAGATACTGCTCAAGGTTCTGGCATTGCTATCGGATCTAAAAGTGCTGTCACTTCCACGAACTTTACACAAGGTGCACTTGTCTCCGATTCAAATGATTACCACTTGGCTATTGCTGGAGAAGGGTTCTTTGGAGTCACTGGCGCAAACGGCGAGCAGTATTTGACGCGAGACGGCGCTTTTCAGGTAAATGGGGACAAATCGATCACTAACGGTAATGGGGATACTTTGGAAATTCAAGCAACTGTCCCAACCAATCAATGGCCTGAAGGAGACGTATCGATTGCTGAAAATGGCGAAATAACGATCCAGTCAGAAAATGGCAGTACGTTGGTCGGAACGATCCCATTATTTTACCCTACTCAAATCAATACGATGCAACCTGTTGGAGAGAACAAATTTAGCTATGATGGAACATTTGGAGCAGGAGATGGTGCGATCCAACAGCATTATTTAGAAGCATCGAATGTTGATTTAGCGTCATCTATTACTGAGATGATGTTAGCACAACGCTCTTACTCTTTAAATCTGAAAGTTGCGCAAGGAACAGATGAAATGGCTTCCATCATTAATCAATTTAAACAATAA
- the fliR gene encoding flagellar biosynthetic protein FliR: MTIQLQTIILIFIRITSFIVVSPGFSIKGLPNIAKIALAMGITIAAYPAVPVMNEVADTLFFAILILKEVLLGMAIGFITKLFFSAIEIAGNFVDFQVGFSMGAVYDPSMGINVSYYGKIYYWLSMCVFYITNLHHVVIKSLVESFRSVPIFSTELGDFGVEGMMRLLGVIFELAFNIAAPMVIVALLTEVILGLISRSVPQINVLILGMPLKIAASFVLMLIFLPTLVETIETTLPLMVKYMNEFIQLL, from the coding sequence ATGACCATACAATTGCAAACCATCATTTTAATATTCATACGAATAACGTCTTTTATAGTGGTAAGTCCTGGATTTTCCATCAAGGGTCTGCCTAATATAGCAAAAATCGCTTTAGCAATGGGGATTACAATTGCTGCTTATCCAGCCGTGCCAGTCATGAATGAAGTAGCAGATACCCTCTTTTTTGCGATATTGATCCTAAAAGAAGTTTTGCTCGGGATGGCTATTGGATTTATTACAAAACTCTTTTTTTCGGCCATTGAGATTGCAGGGAATTTTGTGGATTTTCAAGTTGGATTTTCAATGGGAGCCGTTTATGATCCAAGTATGGGGATAAATGTTTCCTATTATGGGAAGATTTATTATTGGTTGTCCATGTGTGTGTTTTACATTACCAACCTCCACCATGTTGTGATCAAAAGCTTAGTGGAGTCATTTCGATCCGTACCGATCTTCAGTACTGAATTAGGCGATTTTGGTGTAGAAGGTATGATGAGGCTGCTGGGTGTTATTTTTGAATTAGCTTTTAATATAGCAGCCCCAATGGTAATTGTGGCTTTACTGACAGAAGTTATCTTGGGGTTGATCTCACGTTCGGTTCCTCAAATCAATGTATTGATTTTGGGGATGCCACTAAAAATCGCAGCTAGTTTCGTTCTGATGCTGATATTTTTGCCAACTTTAGTCGAAACGATCGAAACGACACTGCCACTTATGGTGAAATACATGAATGAATTTATTCAGTTGTTGTAA
- the flhB gene encoding flagellar biosynthesis protein FlhB — translation MAEKDGKTEKASPKKLRDTRKKGEIPKSPDLTSAVTFIVFILAATFLGNYILKYSLLYLQNYLTAGLTVDGLENNLANIGIRSIVFIVVLAGPFLAIAFVAAFVSTIVQTGFLFSVEPIKFKLSKINPISGFKNMFSKKTVFTLFKNVAKLALVFWMAYKTLETSVYLILNSSNVGTEKLFFLMSDLVMELAAQLGILLLILGLIDYIYQVYDYRKNLKMSKQELKDEYKQSEGDPQIKAQRRQRYRQLTKGGLREVETATAIITNPTHLAIAIRYEKGKDEVPIIVAKGADHQAAKIRELAKELDIPIIENKPVARAMYKTVEIGQPVPIDLYQAIAEILALVYQMEEMNKYKI, via the coding sequence ATGGCGGAAAAAGATGGGAAAACAGAAAAAGCCAGTCCCAAAAAACTACGGGACACCAGAAAAAAAGGTGAGATTCCTAAAAGCCCAGATTTAACTTCCGCTGTTACCTTTATCGTATTTATCCTTGCAGCCACCTTTTTAGGAAATTACATATTGAAGTACAGTTTGCTCTATTTACAAAATTATTTAACAGCTGGCTTAACAGTAGATGGCTTAGAAAATAATTTAGCAAATATTGGGATAAGATCGATTGTGTTTATAGTAGTGTTAGCTGGTCCATTTTTGGCTATTGCATTCGTTGCAGCATTCGTATCCACTATTGTACAGACTGGCTTTTTATTCTCGGTAGAACCCATTAAATTCAAGCTAAGCAAAATAAACCCAATCAGTGGATTTAAGAATATGTTCAGTAAAAAAACGGTGTTTACTCTATTTAAAAATGTTGCTAAGTTAGCTTTAGTTTTTTGGATGGCTTATAAAACACTTGAAACATCAGTTTACTTGATCCTTAATTCCAGCAACGTAGGGACAGAAAAATTGTTTTTCTTAATGTCTGATCTTGTCATGGAATTGGCAGCTCAATTGGGTATCTTGTTGCTGATATTAGGCTTGATCGATTACATTTACCAAGTTTACGACTACCGGAAAAATTTAAAGATGTCCAAACAAGAATTAAAAGATGAGTACAAGCAATCTGAAGGTGATCCGCAGATCAAGGCTCAAAGGAGACAACGCTACCGTCAGTTGACAAAAGGGGGTTTGCGTGAAGTGGAGACGGCAACAGCCATTATCACAAACCCGACGCATTTAGCCATTGCGATTCGTTATGAAAAAGGCAAAGATGAAGTACCGATCATTGTGGCTAAAGGGGCAGATCACCAAGCTGCAAAAATTAGAGAGCTAGCTAAAGAACTCGACATTCCAATCATTGAAAATAAACCGGTCGCTAGAGCTATGTATAAGACAGTCGAAATCGGTCAACCCGTTCCAATCGATCTTTACCAAGCGATTGCCGAAATATTAGCATTGGTTTACCAAATGGAAGAAATGAACAAATATAAGATTTAA